In the Gloeocapsa sp. PCC 73106 genome, TCAGCGACTACGCATAAATCCTCTTCTTGTTGCAGACGCGTAGAAAGCCCCAACCGAAATAACTCATCATCTTCTACCAGTAAAATCCGTAAAGGTTTCGACTTCATCGCTAATTGATGGGTAAGCAAAAGCAGAAGATCAAACCCTGAGAAGCTCGTTTCTGAGCCCAAATTCTACCACCATGGGCTTCAATAATTTGGCGACTCAGATACAGTCCTAATCCAGTTCCCTTCGCTTGGCGATCGCTGTGACCCTGGTAGAATCGTTCAAATAACATGGGCATTTGACTATCGGGGATTCCTTGTCCTTCGTCGACTACCTTGACAATATGTTCGTTTTCCTTGGGAGTGAAAACCACTTCTAGCTTACCACCCCTTAAGGAATGATTAATGCCATTAGCGATCAGATTGACAAAAACTCTGTGTAGTTGCAACGGATCACCATTTACCCAACAATAATAACCGTAGTTAAGCTGAATGTAAACTTGACGAGTGGAGGCTAATTCTGTCAAGCTTAAAATGGCTTCCTGGGCTACTTTGACTAAATCTATAGGGCGTCTTTCTAACTTGAGACCTTCGGTATCATTACGGTAAACATCTAGGAGAGTTTCGACTAATTGTAGTGTGGTACTATGACTGCGGCTCATAATCTCCAGAACTCGACCCTGAGAGTGGGTTACCGGTCCAAATTTTTGTTCCTGCAGTGCTTTGAGCGTTTCCACCGCTCCTAAAAGGGGTGTTTTGAGATCGTGGGTAAGAGTAGAGACAAAATCCTCGCGTAAACTCGCTAATTGTTCTTGTGCGAGAATTTGTAGACTTTGATTCGCGATCGCTTCTTGGTACTTTTGATTTTGGTTGCTCAACCATCCTGTCACCATAATAGCAATTGCTGCGATGACTCGATTAGCGATCGTTGCCGTATTAATCGCTTCTGATCCTGGAATAATCAGATTAAACATTGTTAAAATCACCGCGGCTAAAGTCACTCTATTAGTTAGTTGGCGACTCAAACGAGCACTAGTGAGGAGGACAGCTCCGATATATAAATATCCAAAAACATAAGCCGGTGGAGTGAAATATTCCAGCACAATCAGGAAGATAAATAAGCCCAGGACCAGACTTTTAATTTTTAAAGATTCTGTCGTCATCAGCTCCGAAGCGTCAATTAATCATTCTTTTAATTATACAATCAAAAACTCGCGTTTATAAACTGTTTATATCTCTTGATATATTCTTTTAAACAGCAATTTATACTTGATTTTTTATCAAAAAAGTTGAATCATATAATCTATACTCAAGTGCAGTAAAAAGACATTTAAACAATGATATTAGAGCCCAAAGTCATCCAGGTTAGAGTTCAGTTCAACAGCGCTTACTACTTGCAAAGTATGAGCAGTATCGAACTTCCTCAAGACTGTTATCTCTTGGGAATTATCAGAGAAAATAGCTTCATTGAAGTGAGTAAAAATCCCACAATGATCGAGCAAGATATTATTGTCGCTGTGACAACACATCCGGGATTTGGACCCTTGCTAAAGCATCAACTGAAGAAAACTCAATCTGAGGTGTGGCGCTTTCATAATGGTCATTTAAACTATTGTCCGGCTTAAAAAAAGGAAGTTATGTCAGCAAGTTTTTTACAAATCGCTTTGATTCTAGGAATTCTCGTAGTACTAGCTCCGATTTTAGGTAGTCACATAGCGAGAGTTTTTCTAGGAAAGCAAACTTGGTTAGATTCAATTATTTTCCCCATAGAGCAAGGAATTTATCGATTAAGTGGCTTACTTTCCCTGACTACTATGACGGGTTGGCAATATAGTCGAGCTGTAATTCAGAGTAACCTAGTTATGGGGATTTTAGTCTATCTAATTTTCTTGTTTCAAGGAGTACTTCCCCTCAATCCAACGGAACTAGGCGCGCCAAGCTGGCATCTAGCACTACATACAGCCATTTCCTTCGTCACTAACACTAACCAGCAACATTATTCAGGAGAAACTACTTTTAGTTATTTCTCTCAGGTATTAGCTTTAGGGTTTTTGATGTTCACCTCAGCAGGAACGGGAATTGCTGTAGCGATCGCTTTCATTCGAGGCTTAACTGGTAGACCTTTAGGGAATTTTTACCAAGATCTGACCCTATCGATAACGCGGATTTTACTACCCATTTCCCTAGTTGGGGCGATCGCGCTTCTAATAGCAGGTGTACCGCAAACTTTAGCAGGACCTGCAGTAGCTACAACCCTAGAAGGAAATACTCAGTTTATTGCTCGTGGACCTGTAGCTCACTTTGAGATGATCAAGCTACTGGGAGAAAATGGTGGTGGATTTTTTGGCATCAACTCAGCCCATCCCTACGAAAATCCCAATGGTTTTACCAACCTGTTACAAACAATCGCCATGATGATTATTCCCGCAGGATTAATCCATACCTACGCCATATTTGCAGGCAATAGAAAACAAGGATGGTTATTATTTTGGATGGTATTCATTATCTATAGTATTTGTGTCCTGATTGTGGCGATCGCTGAATACGAGGGAAATCCTTTAGTCAATAGTCTGTTAGGAAGCGCAGCACCCAATTTAGAAGGTAAAGAAGTCCGTTTTAGTTGGGCTTCAACCGCATTATTCGGCGTTTCTACCACAGGGACTATGTGCGGCGCTGTCAACGGTATGCACGACTCATTGATGCCAGCAGGAGGCTTTATTACCCTCTCCAATATGTTTTTGCAGGTCATTTGGGGCGGACAAGGAACAGGAACAGCTTACTTATTTATCTATTTAATTCTGACGGTGTTCCTAACCGGTTTAATGGTGGGACGCACCCCCGAATTTTTAGGACGCAAGATTGAAAAGCGCGAAATCCTCCTTGCTAGCGTGATTTTGCTCATTCATCCCATCGGCATTTTAATTCCTGGAGCAATTACTTTAGCTTTTCC is a window encoding:
- a CDS encoding sensor histidine kinase KdpD, whose protein sequence is MTTESLKIKSLVLGLFIFLIVLEYFTPPAYVFGYLYIGAVLLTSARLSRQLTNRVTLAAVILTMFNLIIPGSEAINTATIANRVIAAIAIMVTGWLSNQNQKYQEAIANQSLQILAQEQLASLREDFVSTLTHDLKTPLLGAVETLKALQEQKFGPVTHSQGRVLEIMSRSHSTTLQLVETLLDVYRNDTEGLKLERRPIDLVKVAQEAILSLTELASTRQVYIQLNYGYYCWVNGDPLQLHRVFVNLIANGINHSLRGGKLEVVFTPKENEHIVKVVDEGQGIPDSQMPMLFERFYQGHSDRQAKGTGLGLYLSRQIIEAHGGRIWAQKRASQGLIFCFCLPIN
- the kdpA gene encoding potassium-transporting ATPase subunit KdpA, with product MSASFLQIALILGILVVLAPILGSHIARVFLGKQTWLDSIIFPIEQGIYRLSGLLSLTTMTGWQYSRAVIQSNLVMGILVYLIFLFQGVLPLNPTELGAPSWHLALHTAISFVTNTNQQHYSGETTFSYFSQVLALGFLMFTSAGTGIAVAIAFIRGLTGRPLGNFYQDLTLSITRILLPISLVGAIALLIAGVPQTLAGPAVATTLEGNTQFIARGPVAHFEMIKLLGENGGGFFGINSAHPYENPNGFTNLLQTIAMMIIPAGLIHTYAIFAGNRKQGWLLFWMVFIIYSICVLIVAIAEYEGNPLVNSLLGSAAPNLEGKEVRFSWASTALFGVSTTGTMCGAVNGMHDSLMPAGGFITLSNMFLQVIWGGQGTGTAYLFIYLILTVFLTGLMVGRTPEFLGRKIEKREILLASVILLIHPIGILIPGAITLAFPDTLSGISNPGFHGISQVIYEYASATANNGSGFEGLADNTLWWNLSTSFSLLFGRYVPIIALLLLADGMMRKQPVPETAGTLRTDSILFTGVTAGAIIIIGALTFLPILALGPIAEALQIASF